From a single Falco peregrinus isolate bFalPer1 chromosome 10, bFalPer1.pri, whole genome shotgun sequence genomic region:
- the DIO1 gene encoding type I iodothyronine deiodinase, with protein MFGIRAFLQKILILLHVTMCVVVGKTLMILFPNAMKRYILKLGEKSRMNENPKFSYENWGPTFFSFKYLLFVLKVKWKRLEDEALEGHPAPNTPVVTLSGEVCRLFDFMQDNRPLILNFGSCTUPSFMLKFDEFNKLIKDFSSIADFLIIYIEEAHAVDGWAFKNNVVIKNHRSLEDRKIAAQFLQKNNPLCPVVLDTMENLSSSKYAALPERLYLLQGGKVIYKGGVGPWNYHPQEIRAILEKMK; from the exons ATGTTTGGCATCAGGGCATTCCTACAAAAAATCCTGATTCTTCTGCATGTTACTATGTGTGTTGTTGTTGGCAAAACACTGATGATACTGTTCCCCAATGCCATGAAAAGATACATCCTAAAACTGGgtgaaaaaagcagaatgaatgAGAACCCGAAGTTCAGCTACGAAAACTGGGGTCCGACTTTTTTCAGCTTCAAGTATTTGCTCTTTGTGCTGAAGGTAAAGTGGAAGAGGCTGGAGGATGAAGCCCTTGAGGGACATCCTGCTCCCAACACGCCGGTGGTGACTTTAAGCGGGGAAGTTTGTCGCCTCTTCGACTTCATGCAAG ataataGACCTTTAATCTTGAATTTTGGAAGCTGCACCTGACCTTCATTTATGTTAAAATTTGATGAGTTCAACAAGCTCATCAAAGATTTCAGCTCAATAGCAGATTTCCTTATCATCTACATCGAAGAAGCTCACGCAGTAG ATGGAtgggcttttaaaaacaatgttgttattaaaaatcacagaagcCTCGAAGATCGAAAAATTGCAGCacaatttcttcagaaaaataatcctttatGTCCAGTGGTTTTAGACACTATGGAAAACCTGAGCAGTTCAAAATATGCTGCATTGCCAGAACGACTGTATCTACTTCAAGGAGGGAAAGTCATCTACaag GGAGGAGTGGGGCCTTGGAATTATCACCCCCAGGAAATACGTGCCatcctggaaaaaatgaaatag
- the YIPF1 gene encoding protein YIPF1 isoform X2, translated as MAAADDLKFQANPDATTISIDEPVEIPKNQHGRLQEPGREEDDELLGTDDTDKTELLAGQKKSAPFWTFEYYQTFFDVDTYQVLDRIKGSVFPVPGKNFVRLYIRSNPDLYGPFWICATLVFTIAVSGNLSNFFIHLGKPTYHYVPEFRKVSIAATTIYAYAWLVPLALWGFLMWRNSKVMNIVSYSFLEIVCVYGYSLFVYIPTAILWIIPQKVVRWVLMMFSLCLSGSVLVMTFWPAVRDDNRRIALATVGAIVLLHALLAVGCLAYFFDAPELDFPAPIIPVHNGTTVVTKSQ; from the exons ATGGCGGCGGCGGATGACCTCAAGTTCCAAG CAAATCCTGATGCTACCACAATAAGCATTGATGAGCCAGTTGAGATCCCCAAGAATCAGCACGGCCGTCTGCAGGAGCCAGGGAGAGAAGAGGATGATGAATTACTGGGGACCGATGACACCGATAAAACGGAG CTGCTTGCAGGACAGAAGAAAAGTGCCCCTTTCTGGACATTTGAGTACTACCAGACATTCTTCGATGTGGACACATACCAG GTCTTGGACAGAATCAAAGGTTCGGTTTTCCCAGTACCAGGGAAGAATTTTGTAAGGCTGTATATCCGCAGCAATCCCGACCTTTATG gTCCATTTTGGATATGTGCCACACTTGTCTTTACCATTGCTGTCAGTGGCAATCTCTCCAATTTCTTCATCCATCTGGGCAAACCAACGTACCACTATGTGCCCGAGTTCAGAAAAG TATCCATAGCAGCAACAACGATTTATGCATACGCTTGGCTTGTTCCCCTTGCTCTGTGGGGATTCCTGATGTGGAGGAACAGTAAAGTTATGAACATTGTCTCCTACTCGTTCCTGGAGATAGTGTGTGTATATGGCTACTCCCTCTTCGTTTACATTCCCACAGCG ATTTTGTGGATCATTCCACAAAAAGTGGTGCGCTGGGTCCTGATGATGTTCTCCCTGTGCCTTTCGGGGTCTGTTTTGGTGATGACCTTTTGGCCCGCTGTGCGAGATGACAACCGGAGGATTGCACTGGCAACTGTGGGAGCCATTGTTTTGCTTCATGCCCTACTGGCTGTTGGCTGTTTG GCATACTTCTTTGATGCCCCTGAACTGGATTTTCCTGCACCTATTATCCCTGTTCACAATGGAACAACAGTCGTAACAA
- the LRRC42 gene encoding leucine-rich repeat-containing protein 42 isoform X1 translates to MSYCLHSESHLDTGPIYVRENGKLHMVNQDAGGIQNVTPKPRPFRLFSRGFSVELCMNREDDRARRQRTDHFIFTYTKEGNLRYSAKSLFSLVLGYISDNVDHIDSLIGFPEQIAEKLFSAAEARQKFTEPVTGLRALQKFTEAYGNLVLCSLCLRNSVKRLLLKDNSLSDAGLRRMTAPVRVLKKGLENLLVLDLSCNPKITDVGIGYLLSFKKLNCLDISGTSLKDVNAVIKRIQIQIGLVHSKVPLKEFDHSNCKTEGWAEQTVLQWEQAVMEAIKPQDNLRSRTAALHFYGKTHRIEEVVKCKLAEAETKASGNLQFYKEKVQNCHLPLKKEVAGSHELKKNKKRVLAEQERERTSKQKHLCLTVEDWDLLNTY, encoded by the exons ATGTCTTACTGTCTCCACTCAGAAAGCCACTTGGATACTGGGCCAATATACGTGCGCGAAAATGGGAAGCTGCACATGGTAAATCAGGATGCAGGTGGCATACAGAATGTCACTCCCAAACCGAGACCTTTTAGGCTATTTTCCAGAGGATTTTCGGTGGAGCTTTGTATGAACAGGGAGGATGATAGGGCGAGGAGACAGAGGACTGATCATTTCATCTTCACGTACACTAAGGAGGGGAACCTCCGGTACTCGGCCAAGTCTCTCTTCAGCCTAGTGCTGGGTTACATTTCTGACAACGTTGATCACATTGACTCGTTGATTGGTTTCCCAGAGCAGATTGCTGAAAAGctcttttcagctgcagaagcaaGACAAAAGTTCACAGAACCGGTAACGGGACTGAGAGCTCTACAGAAGTTTACTGAAGCATATGGCAATTTGGTGCTATGTTCATTATGCTTACGGAATAG CGTAAAACGGCTTCTCCTGAAAGACAACTCTTTATCAGATGCAGGCCTTCGCAGAATGACGGCACCAGTACGAGTACTGAAAAAGGGACTTGAGAATCTTTTGGTATTAGACTTGTCCT GTAACCCTAAAATCACAGATGTGGGAATTGGATACCTTCTTTCCTTCAAGAAATTGAATTGTTTGGACATTTCTGGGACAAGTCTCAAG GACGTTAATGCCGTCATCAAGCGGATCCAAATACAGATTGGCCTCGTTCACTCAAAAGTGCCCCTGAAAGAATTTGATCATAGTAACTGCAAAACAGAGGGCTGGGCAGAACAG ACAGTTTTGCAGTGGGAGCAGGCAGTTATGGAGGCCATCAAGCCACAAGACAACTTGAGATCcaggacagcagctctgcacttcT aTGGCAAGACACACAGAATAGAGGAAGTAGTCAAATGCAAGCTGGCGGaggcagaaacaaaagcatctgGAAATTTGCAGTTTTATAAGGAAAAAGTTCAAAATTGCCATTTACCTTTGAAAAAGGAGGTTGCAGGCAGCcatgaattaaagaaaaataaaaaaagagttttggctgaacaagagagagaaaggactTCCAAACAGAAGCATCTGTGCCTCACTGTGGAGGACTGGGATTTGTTAAATACCTACTGA
- the IFT25 gene encoding intraflagellar transport protein 25 homolog yields MRAADWCLSSAGAALLLATSSDEQHPAGSVLDGSSETFWTTTGMFPQEFIVGFPKCVKISKVTIQCYLVRTLRIERSISEDPVDFEQCIEKDLQHTEGQLQMEEFPLPDCQATYLRFIIKSAFDHFVSVHRVMAEGTAENT; encoded by the exons ATGAGGGCCGCCGACTGGTGCCTGAGCTcggcgggggctgccctgctcctggccacCTCCAGCGACGAGCAGCACCCCGCCGGCAGCGTCCTGGACGG AAGTTCAGAAACGTTTTGGACGACGACAGGCATGTTCCCACAGGAATTCATTGTTGGTTTTCCTAAATGTGTAAAAATCAGCAAAGTCACGATCCAGTGTTACTTGG TGCGGACCTTAAGGATTGAAAGAAGCATATCTGAAGACCCAGTAGATTTTGAACAGTGCATTGAAAAAG atTTGCAACACACAGAAGGACAGCTTCAAATGGAAGAATTTCCA cTTCCTGATTGCCAAGCCACTTACTTGCGTTTCATTATCAAATCAGCCTTTGATCATTTTGTGTCAGTGCACCGGGTGATGGCAGAgggcacagcagaaaacacttAA
- the YIPF1 gene encoding protein YIPF1 isoform X1 has product MAAADDLKFQEFDDAANLLAANPDATTISIDEPVEIPKNQHGRLQEPGREEDDELLGTDDTDKTELLAGQKKSAPFWTFEYYQTFFDVDTYQVLDRIKGSVFPVPGKNFVRLYIRSNPDLYGPFWICATLVFTIAVSGNLSNFFIHLGKPTYHYVPEFRKVSIAATTIYAYAWLVPLALWGFLMWRNSKVMNIVSYSFLEIVCVYGYSLFVYIPTAILWIIPQKVVRWVLMMFSLCLSGSVLVMTFWPAVRDDNRRIALATVGAIVLLHALLAVGCLAYFFDAPELDFPAPIIPVHNGTTVVTKSQ; this is encoded by the exons ATGGCGGCGGCGGATGACCTCAAGTTCCAAG AATTTGACGATGCAGCTAATTTGCTTGCAGCAAATCCTGATGCTACCACAATAAGCATTGATGAGCCAGTTGAGATCCCCAAGAATCAGCACGGCCGTCTGCAGGAGCCAGGGAGAGAAGAGGATGATGAATTACTGGGGACCGATGACACCGATAAAACGGAG CTGCTTGCAGGACAGAAGAAAAGTGCCCCTTTCTGGACATTTGAGTACTACCAGACATTCTTCGATGTGGACACATACCAG GTCTTGGACAGAATCAAAGGTTCGGTTTTCCCAGTACCAGGGAAGAATTTTGTAAGGCTGTATATCCGCAGCAATCCCGACCTTTATG gTCCATTTTGGATATGTGCCACACTTGTCTTTACCATTGCTGTCAGTGGCAATCTCTCCAATTTCTTCATCCATCTGGGCAAACCAACGTACCACTATGTGCCCGAGTTCAGAAAAG TATCCATAGCAGCAACAACGATTTATGCATACGCTTGGCTTGTTCCCCTTGCTCTGTGGGGATTCCTGATGTGGAGGAACAGTAAAGTTATGAACATTGTCTCCTACTCGTTCCTGGAGATAGTGTGTGTATATGGCTACTCCCTCTTCGTTTACATTCCCACAGCG ATTTTGTGGATCATTCCACAAAAAGTGGTGCGCTGGGTCCTGATGATGTTCTCCCTGTGCCTTTCGGGGTCTGTTTTGGTGATGACCTTTTGGCCCGCTGTGCGAGATGACAACCGGAGGATTGCACTGGCAACTGTGGGAGCCATTGTTTTGCTTCATGCCCTACTGGCTGTTGGCTGTTTG GCATACTTCTTTGATGCCCCTGAACTGGATTTTCCTGCACCTATTATCCCTGTTCACAATGGAACAACAGTCGTAACAA
- the LRRC42 gene encoding leucine-rich repeat-containing protein 42 isoform X2, which yields MSYCLHSESHLDTGPIYVRENGKLHMVNQDAGGIQNVTPKPRPFRLFSRGFSVELCMNREDDRARRQRTDHFIFTYTKEGNLRYSAKSLFSLVLGYISDNVDHIDSLIGFPEQIAEKLFSAAEARQKFTEPVTGLRALQKFTEAYGNLVLCSLCLRNRYLVISEKLEEIKSFRELTCLDLSCCKLGDEHELLEHLTKEALSSVKRLLLKDNSLSDAGLRRMTAPVRVLKKGLENLLVLDLSCNPKITDVGIGYLLSFKKLNCLDISGTSLKDVNAVIKRIQIQIGLVHSKVPLKEFDHSNCKTEGWAEQTVLQWEQAVMEAIKPQDNLRSRTAALHFYGKTHRIEEVVKCKLAEAETKASGNLQFYKEKVQNCHLPLKKEVAGSHELKKNKKRVLAEQERERTSKQKHLCLTVEDWDLLNTY from the exons ATGTCTTACTGTCTCCACTCAGAAAGCCACTTGGATACTGGGCCAATATACGTGCGCGAAAATGGGAAGCTGCACATGGTAAATCAGGATGCAGGTGGCATACAGAATGTCACTCCCAAACCGAGACCTTTTAGGCTATTTTCCAGAGGATTTTCGGTGGAGCTTTGTATGAACAGGGAGGATGATAGGGCGAGGAGACAGAGGACTGATCATTTCATCTTCACGTACACTAAGGAGGGGAACCTCCGGTACTCGGCCAAGTCTCTCTTCAGCCTAGTGCTGGGTTACATTTCTGACAACGTTGATCACATTGACTCGTTGATTGGTTTCCCAGAGCAGATTGCTGAAAAGctcttttcagctgcagaagcaaGACAAAAGTTCACAGAACCGGTAACGGGACTGAGAGCTCTACAGAAGTTTACTGAAGCATATGGCAATTTGGTGCTATGTTCATTATGCTTACGGAATAG ATACCTGGTTATCTCTGAAAAGCTAGAAGAAATTAAGTCTTTCCGGGAGCTGACATGTTTAGATCTCTCCTGTTGTAAACTGGGAGATGAACATGAACTGCTGGAGCACCTCACCAAAGAGGCTCTGTCTAG CGTAAAACGGCTTCTCCTGAAAGACAACTCTTTATCAGATGCAGGCCTTCGCAGAATGACGGCACCAGTACGAGTACTGAAAAAGGGACTTGAGAATCTTTTGGTATTAGACTTGTCCT GTAACCCTAAAATCACAGATGTGGGAATTGGATACCTTCTTTCCTTCAAGAAATTGAATTGTTTGGACATTTCTGGGACAAGTCTCAAG GACGTTAATGCCGTCATCAAGCGGATCCAAATACAGATTGGCCTCGTTCACTCAAAAGTGCCCCTGAAAGAATTTGATCATAGTAACTGCAAAACAGAGGGCTGGGCAGAACAG ACAGTTTTGCAGTGGGAGCAGGCAGTTATGGAGGCCATCAAGCCACAAGACAACTTGAGATCcaggacagcagctctgcacttcT aTGGCAAGACACACAGAATAGAGGAAGTAGTCAAATGCAAGCTGGCGGaggcagaaacaaaagcatctgGAAATTTGCAGTTTTATAAGGAAAAAGTTCAAAATTGCCATTTACCTTTGAAAAAGGAGGTTGCAGGCAGCcatgaattaaagaaaaataaaaaaagagttttggctgaacaagagagagaaaggactTCCAAACAGAAGCATCTGTGCCTCACTGTGGAGGACTGGGATTTGTTAAATACCTACTGA